In Deinococcus maricopensis DSM 21211, one genomic interval encodes:
- a CDS encoding MBL fold metallo-hydrolase — translation MKLTEHVHVLPLHEPGAPASNTMHLSLILDDARGATLVDTGLPGREEAVLALLREAGASPGDVRRIVLTHQDLDHVGSAAALARMTGAQVLAHADDAPFIDGRQRAVKLPPPSVLSTLPPGARAMMKRGADPVTITRTLADGEVLDVAGGVRMLHTPGHTPGHLSLYVPSDRVLIAGDAVVVHDGQLAPPPAPMTPDMPAALQSIRKLAALDADIVVAYHGGVQRGDVRAQLRTLAPRVSF, via the coding sequence ATGAAACTGACGGAACACGTGCACGTTCTGCCGCTCCACGAACCGGGCGCGCCCGCGTCCAACACGATGCACCTGAGCCTGATCCTCGACGACGCGCGCGGCGCGACCCTGGTGGACACGGGCCTGCCCGGCCGCGAGGAGGCCGTGCTGGCCCTGCTGCGCGAGGCGGGCGCCTCGCCGGGCGACGTGCGCCGGATTGTGCTCACGCACCAGGACCTCGATCACGTGGGGTCGGCGGCGGCGCTCGCGCGCATGACGGGCGCGCAGGTGCTCGCGCACGCGGACGACGCGCCGTTCATTGATGGTCGCCAGCGGGCCGTGAAGCTCCCGCCGCCGTCGGTGCTGAGCACCCTGCCGCCCGGCGCGCGCGCCATGATGAAACGCGGCGCGGACCCCGTGACGATCACCCGCACCCTGGCGGATGGGGAGGTGCTGGACGTCGCGGGCGGGGTGCGGATGCTGCATACCCCCGGGCACACGCCGGGGCACCTGAGCCTCTACGTCCCCAGCGACCGCGTGCTGATCGCCGGGGACGCCGTGGTCGTGCACGACGGGCAGCTGGCGCCGCCCCCGGCGCCCATGACGCCGGACATGCCGGCGGCGCTGCAGTCCATCAGGAAGCTCGCGGCGCTCGACGCGGACATTGTCGTCGCGTACCACGGCGGCGTGCAGCGCGGGGACGTGCGCGCGCAGCTGCGGACGCTGGCGCCGCGCGTCAGCTTCTGA
- a CDS encoding DUF1003 domain-containing protein has product MREAPPRHDELLSQNAEINALLLQQAELNLTALHRPIERFSRLVSRPAFIVGALGLAALWISVNLVMKAEGRAPWDEPPFYWLQGVLALLSLLITMTVLIGQSRQGELAEQRAQLQLQVVLLTEQRTAKLIALLEELRHDLPNVADRVDEEAEVLQHATNPEMILHTLNDGEDVPGAVREQRDP; this is encoded by the coding sequence ATGCGTGAAGCCCCGCCGCGTCACGATGAGCTGCTGAGCCAGAACGCGGAAATCAACGCGCTGCTGCTGCAGCAGGCCGAACTGAACCTGACGGCGCTGCACCGCCCCATCGAGCGCTTCAGCCGCTTGGTGAGCCGCCCGGCGTTCATTGTGGGGGCGCTGGGTCTGGCGGCGTTGTGGATCAGCGTGAACCTCGTGATGAAGGCGGAGGGGCGCGCGCCGTGGGACGAGCCGCCATTCTACTGGTTGCAGGGCGTGCTGGCGCTGCTGAGCCTGCTGATCACCATGACGGTCCTGATCGGGCAGAGCCGCCAGGGGGAGTTGGCGGAGCAGCGCGCGCAGCTGCAGTTGCAGGTGGTGCTGCTGACCGAGCAGCGCACCGCGAAGCTAATTGCGCTGCTGGAGGAGTTGCGGCATGACCTGCCGAACGTGGCGGACCGCGTGGACGAGGAGGCCGAGGTGCTGCAGCACGCGACGAACCCGGAGATGATCCTGCACACCCTCAATGACGGGGAGGACGTTCCCGGTGCTGTGCGCGAGCAGCGTGACCCGTGA
- a CDS encoding VUT family protein: MTKGSPVLWIVLYVLSVLLANLTLNHFIPLPLYGQLSIGTIFFAAVFTLRDRIHRHGLKYVFIAIALAVIVNVAAALYTHTPTRFILASFLGILAGELADTAVYQRFLQRSWWTRVLASNAVSVPIDTAVFTLIAFWGDPQYGPLIPQIIFADVIVKYGIAALFALRAHRTTAAPA, from the coding sequence ATGACCAAAGGTTCACCTGTGCTGTGGATCGTGCTGTACGTGCTGAGCGTCCTGCTCGCCAACCTCACCCTCAACCACTTCATTCCGCTGCCGCTCTACGGCCAGCTGTCCATCGGCACGATCTTCTTCGCGGCCGTGTTCACGCTCCGTGACCGCATTCACCGCCACGGCCTGAAGTACGTCTTTATCGCCATTGCGCTCGCCGTCATCGTGAACGTCGCCGCCGCGCTGTACACCCACACGCCCACGCGCTTCATTCTCGCGTCGTTCCTGGGCATCCTCGCCGGTGAACTCGCGGACACCGCCGTGTACCAGCGCTTCCTGCAGCGCTCCTGGTGGACGCGGGTGCTGGCCAGCAACGCCGTGAGCGTGCCCATCGACACGGCCGTGTTCACGCTCATCGCGTTCTGGGGTGACCCGCAGTACGGCCCGCTCATCCCGCAGATCATCTTCGCGGACGTCATCGTGAAGTACGGCATCGCCGCGCTGTTCGCTCTGCGCGCGCACCGCACCACGGCTGCGCCCGCATGA
- a CDS encoding nitroreductase family protein: MTTPLNSLSPAEVRAFFDAHRTVRKYQPVPMPQEHLDVLLHAAQRAPTDATAQMYSFIRLVDPQVRERVAALTVNPHVATASEAFVVCLDVHRLQRLLERGGHVFGEWPGVAVHFGLGDAVLAGQNLLLAAEMLGYQGCWIGGVLTHLPELVEALALPEGVLPYAALTVGVPDEAPPMRPRIPRALVLHEDAYREPSAAELDEALAVMAPITVRGDWAGTLARYFAAGGGMESREGPLQAVLRQQGLAPRTPAE; the protein is encoded by the coding sequence ATGACGACCCCCCTGAATTCGTTGTCGCCCGCCGAGGTGCGGGCGTTCTTCGACGCGCACCGCACCGTGCGGAAGTACCAGCCGGTGCCCATGCCGCAGGAGCACCTGGACGTGCTGCTGCACGCGGCGCAGCGCGCGCCGACCGACGCGACGGCGCAGATGTACAGCTTCATCCGCCTGGTGGACCCGCAGGTGCGCGAGCGCGTGGCGGCCCTCACGGTCAACCCGCACGTGGCGACCGCCAGTGAGGCGTTCGTCGTGTGCCTCGACGTGCACCGCCTGCAGCGCCTGCTGGAGCGCGGCGGGCACGTGTTCGGCGAGTGGCCGGGCGTGGCCGTGCATTTCGGGCTGGGCGACGCCGTCCTCGCCGGGCAGAACCTGCTGCTCGCCGCGGAGATGCTGGGGTACCAGGGCTGCTGGATCGGCGGCGTGCTGACGCACCTCCCGGAACTGGTGGAGGCGCTCGCCCTGCCGGAAGGCGTGCTGCCGTATGCGGCGCTCACCGTGGGCGTGCCGGATGAGGCGCCGCCCATGCGCCCGCGCATTCCCCGCGCCCTGGTGCTGCACGAGGACGCGTACCGCGAGCCGAGCGCGGCGGAACTGGACGAGGCACTCGCCGTCATGGCGCCCATCACGGTGCGGGGCGACTGGGCGGGCACGCTCGCGCGGTACTTCGCGGCGGGCGGCGGCATGGAATCCCGCGAGGGTCCCCTGCAGGCGGTGCTGCGTCAGCAGGGTCTCGCGCCGCGCACGCCGGCAGAGTAA
- a CDS encoding DNA internalization-related competence protein ComEC/Rec2 — protein MTPVVASAVVLERGRRAFLPWPVVGALALMAGVLVAFGAWWGALLLAVVAGAAAWVRAPALMLVALVCFGVGFARERAWWAAPDVMTPWVGARVTLSGEWDGQFLRLADPPARVSVRPKPRVDPGRVTVAGVLVRPEGRRTPGGFDEAFWLRTSGVRTVLVGARGRAYAPEAGVRGWFRRGLNVGLSARQAALMEAVELGDRSDIGREAFEDGVAVREAFNRAGLAHLMALSGQNVALLLGALAFVLVRSPVARVRAWLLVPALGAYWWLVGESPSVDRACLMALAVLLGTATGRGRLDVYGVIGLAAMASLALHPAWLFDVGFQLSFLAVLALTLTPRVAAMVPRLGERHRVVRALVYGAAATLLAEAATLPVVAHTFGTVPLVGLPANLVAELIMGALVPLGFLAGLLGPLAVVVNPLVGVLADALLAVAQAAGRAPVLTWGNVSAAGFAAYGVFALAGVLAVLGRVRPPAFLAVAGVLALGTLLPAHLSPPRDITYLDVGQGDSTLIRANGLRVLIDGGGSPGSDFDVGARTVVPALRALGVRALDVVVATHADADHVEGLTAVLNTLPVGELWVGHRHEADPVLRAVLDAARARGVRVREVRRGDHVQAGDVALNVLWPRGAPWSAADNDNSVAVRLEALTFRTAFLGDLPSSVEDTLGLGRLSVLKLAHHGSRHSSSAALLRETAPADAIISVGRNTYGHPHGDVLDRLAGAHVRAWRTDQLGTVTWPIP, from the coding sequence GTGACGCCGGTGGTGGCGTCGGCGGTGGTGCTGGAGCGGGGGCGGCGGGCGTTCCTGCCGTGGCCGGTGGTGGGGGCGCTGGCGTTGATGGCGGGGGTGCTGGTGGCGTTCGGCGCGTGGTGGGGGGCGCTGCTGCTGGCGGTCGTGGCGGGCGCGGCGGCGTGGGTGCGGGCGCCGGCGTTGATGCTGGTGGCGCTGGTGTGTTTCGGGGTGGGGTTCGCGCGGGAGCGGGCGTGGTGGGCCGCGCCGGATGTGATGACGCCGTGGGTGGGCGCGCGGGTGACGCTGAGCGGCGAGTGGGACGGGCAGTTCCTGCGGTTGGCGGACCCGCCGGCGCGCGTGTCGGTGCGGCCGAAGCCGCGCGTGGATCCGGGGCGGGTGACGGTGGCGGGGGTGTTGGTGCGGCCGGAGGGGCGGCGCACGCCGGGCGGGTTCGATGAGGCGTTCTGGTTGCGGACGTCGGGCGTGCGGACGGTGCTGGTAGGCGCGCGGGGGCGGGCGTACGCGCCGGAGGCGGGGGTGCGCGGGTGGTTCCGGCGGGGCCTGAACGTGGGCCTGAGTGCGCGGCAGGCGGCGCTGATGGAGGCCGTTGAGCTGGGGGACCGGAGCGACATCGGGCGGGAGGCGTTTGAGGATGGCGTGGCGGTGCGCGAGGCGTTCAACCGGGCGGGCCTGGCGCACCTGATGGCGCTGAGTGGGCAGAACGTGGCGTTGCTGCTGGGGGCGTTGGCGTTCGTGCTGGTGCGGTCGCCGGTGGCGCGCGTGCGGGCGTGGCTGCTGGTGCCGGCGTTGGGGGCGTACTGGTGGCTGGTGGGGGAGAGCCCGAGCGTGGACCGGGCGTGTCTGATGGCGCTGGCGGTGCTGCTGGGCACGGCGACGGGGCGCGGGCGGTTGGATGTGTACGGCGTGATTGGCCTTGCGGCGATGGCGAGCCTGGCGCTGCATCCGGCGTGGCTGTTCGACGTGGGGTTTCAGTTGTCGTTCCTGGCGGTGTTGGCGTTGACGCTCACGCCGCGCGTAGCGGCCATGGTGCCGCGTTTGGGGGAGCGACACCGGGTGGTGCGCGCCCTGGTGTACGGCGCGGCGGCGACGCTGCTGGCGGAGGCGGCGACCCTGCCGGTGGTGGCGCATACGTTCGGGACGGTGCCGCTGGTGGGTCTGCCCGCGAACCTCGTGGCGGAGCTGATCATGGGGGCGCTGGTGCCGCTGGGGTTCCTGGCTGGCCTGCTGGGGCCGCTCGCGGTGGTCGTGAATCCGCTGGTGGGTGTGCTCGCGGACGCGCTGCTGGCGGTGGCGCAGGCGGCGGGGCGCGCGCCGGTGCTCACGTGGGGGAACGTGAGCGCGGCGGGCTTCGCGGCGTACGGGGTATTCGCGCTTGCGGGGGTGCTGGCGGTGCTGGGCCGAGTGCGCCCGCCTGCATTCCTGGCGGTCGCGGGCGTGCTCGCGCTGGGCACGTTGCTGCCCGCGCACCTGAGTCCGCCGCGCGACATCACGTACCTGGACGTCGGGCAGGGCGACAGCACGCTCATCCGCGCGAACGGCCTGCGCGTCCTGATTGACGGGGGTGGCAGTCCCGGCAGTGACTTCGACGTGGGCGCCCGCACGGTCGTGCCGGCCCTGCGCGCCCTGGGTGTGCGCGCGCTCGACGTCGTCGTGGCGACGCACGCGGACGCGGATCACGTGGAGGGCCTCACGGCCGTCCTGAACACCCTGCCGGTCGGGGAGCTGTGGGTCGGGCACCGCCACGAGGCCGACCCGGTCCTGCGGGCCGTGCTGGACGCCGCCCGCGCGCGTGGTGTGCGCGTCCGTGAGGTGCGGCGCGGCGACCACGTGCAGGCGGGCGACGTGGCCCTGAACGTCCTGTGGCCGCGCGGCGCGCCGTGGAGTGCCGCGGACAACGACAACAGCGTCGCCGTGCGCCTGGAAGCGCTGACGTTCCGCACGGCGTTCCTTGGGGACCTGCCCAGTTCGGTAGAGGACACCCTTGGCCTGGGGCGCCTCAGCGTCCTCAAGCTCGCGCACCATGGCAGCCGCCACAGCAGCAGCGCTGCCCTCCTGCGCGAAACGGCGCCCGCCGACGCGATCATCAGTGTGGGGCGCAACACCTACGGCCACCCGCACGGCGACGTGCTGGACCGCCTCGCGGGCGCGCACGTGCGCGCGTGGCGCACCGATCAGCTGGGCACGGTCACCTGGCCGATCCCCTGA
- the rplS gene encoding 50S ribosomal protein L19 — MKINRGAILRSIEQPHLKADLPDFQPGDTVRVDTKVREGNRSRLQAFEGVVIAINNSGARKSFTVRKISFGEGVERVFPLNSPLVDKITVLERGKVRRAKLYYLRELRGKAARIKNDRSRVMKDAARANAAKAAAATAAAAPAATEEAQGE, encoded by the coding sequence ATGAAGATCAACCGTGGCGCCATCCTGCGCTCCATCGAGCAGCCGCACCTCAAAGCGGACCTCCCCGACTTCCAGCCCGGCGACACCGTCCGCGTGGACACCAAGGTCCGCGAAGGCAACCGCAGCCGCCTGCAGGCGTTCGAAGGCGTCGTTATCGCCATCAACAACAGCGGCGCCCGCAAGAGCTTCACGGTGCGCAAGATCAGCTTCGGCGAAGGCGTGGAGCGCGTGTTCCCCCTGAACAGCCCGCTGGTCGACAAGATCACCGTGTTGGAGCGCGGCAAGGTCCGCCGCGCCAAGCTGTACTACCTGCGCGAACTGCGCGGCAAGGCTGCCCGTATCAAGAACGACCGCAGCCGCGTCATGAAGGACGCCGCGCGCGCCAACGCCGCGAAAGCGGCGGCCGCCACTGCCGCTGCCGCGCCCGCTGCGACCGAAGAAGCGCAGGGCGAGTAA
- the rimO gene encoding 30S ribosomal protein S12 methylthiotransferase RimO, whose translation MTDVRTPPTAAVPTDALKKVGFISLGCPKALVDSERILTQLRAEGYQVAGSYEDADTVIVNTCGFITPAVEESLNAIGEALDATGKVIVTGCLGERPETIMERHPKVAAITGSEAVDDVMRHVRELLPQDDNPFTSLLPSTGVKLTPRHYAYVKIAEGCNHTCSFCIIPKLRGLQVSRDAGAVLYEAFRLIAGGTKELMIISQDTSAYGVDVRYRESEFQGEQVRAHLVDLAQKLGEMGAWVRMHYIYPYPHIENVVRLMAEGKILPYLDVPLQHAAPSVLKRMRRPGAGKQLETIRRWREICPELTIRSTFIVGFPGETESDFQLLLDFLEDARLDRVGAFTYSEVEEADATHFEDRVPEAVKQERLARFMEVAQRISAEKLQEKVGRVMDVIIDEFNDDEGDAPGTKLIGRTKGDAPGIDGQVYLYAGDLAGQVKIGDIVEAIIEDADEYDLYGEVQAVKPWKPNVPMLGHFGKH comes from the coding sequence ATGACGGACGTACGCACCCCGCCCACCGCGGCGGTCCCCACTGATGCCCTCAAGAAGGTCGGCTTCATCAGCCTCGGCTGCCCGAAAGCGCTCGTGGACAGCGAGCGCATCCTCACGCAACTGCGCGCCGAAGGCTACCAGGTGGCCGGCAGCTACGAGGACGCCGACACGGTCATCGTGAACACCTGCGGGTTCATTACGCCCGCCGTCGAGGAAAGCCTGAACGCCATCGGCGAGGCGCTCGACGCGACCGGCAAGGTCATCGTGACCGGTTGCCTCGGCGAACGCCCCGAAACCATCATGGAACGCCACCCGAAAGTCGCCGCCATCACCGGCAGCGAAGCGGTGGACGACGTCATGCGTCACGTGCGCGAACTGCTCCCGCAGGACGACAACCCCTTCACGAGCCTGCTGCCCAGCACCGGCGTGAAACTCACGCCCCGCCACTACGCGTACGTGAAGATCGCCGAGGGCTGCAACCACACCTGCAGCTTCTGCATCATCCCGAAACTGCGCGGCCTGCAAGTCAGCCGCGACGCCGGCGCGGTGCTGTACGAAGCGTTCCGCCTCATCGCGGGCGGCACGAAGGAGCTCATGATCATCTCGCAGGACACCAGCGCGTACGGCGTGGACGTCCGCTACCGCGAGTCGGAATTCCAGGGCGAGCAGGTGCGTGCGCACCTCGTGGACCTCGCGCAGAAGCTCGGCGAGATGGGCGCGTGGGTGCGCATGCACTACATCTACCCGTACCCGCACATCGAGAACGTCGTGCGGCTCATGGCGGAAGGCAAGATCCTCCCGTACCTCGACGTGCCCCTGCAGCACGCCGCGCCGAGCGTCCTGAAGCGCATGCGCCGCCCCGGCGCCGGCAAGCAGCTCGAAACGATCCGCCGCTGGCGCGAGATCTGCCCGGAGCTCACCATCCGCTCCACATTCATCGTCGGCTTCCCCGGCGAGACCGAAAGCGATTTCCAGCTGCTCCTCGACTTCCTGGAGGACGCGCGCCTCGACCGCGTGGGCGCGTTCACGTACAGCGAGGTTGAGGAGGCGGACGCCACGCACTTCGAGGACCGCGTGCCCGAGGCCGTGAAGCAGGAACGCCTCGCGCGCTTCATGGAAGTCGCGCAGCGCATCAGCGCCGAGAAGCTGCAGGAGAAGGTCGGCCGCGTGATGGACGTCATCATCGACGAGTTCAACGACGACGAGGGCGACGCGCCCGGCACGAAACTCATCGGCCGCACGAAGGGCGACGCGCCCGGTATCGACGGGCAGGTGTACCTGTACGCCGGCGACCTCGCCGGGCAGGTGAAGATCGGCGACATCGTCGAGGCGATCATCGAGGACGCCGACGAGTACGACCTGTACGGCGAGGTGCAGGCCGTGAAGCCCTGGAAGCCGAACGTGCCCATGCTCGGCCACTTCGGGAAGCACTGA
- the lipB gene encoding lipoyl(octanoyl) transferase LipB, whose protein sequence is MSGKAPEAFDVLDLGTVPYDVAWDTQRQHHARVVNGAQPTLLLLEHPAVITLGRKAYTGENIIVTREHLDRLGIRVFEIERGGDVTYHGPGQLVGYAIFPVGRRVRDFLRLLEASLVDALGTFGLAARANPGYAGVYVEARDVNGRTLEQKIASIGVAVQRNVALHGFALNVSTNLDHFEFIRPCGLTDTQMTSVDREYALRGLGTPPSMDDVKAEIARAFARAFATYDWSIPAPAADPSPTLQGAS, encoded by the coding sequence GTGAGTGGCAAGGCCCCCGAAGCGTTTGACGTGCTGGACCTCGGCACCGTCCCCTATGACGTCGCGTGGGATACGCAACGCCAGCATCACGCGCGCGTGGTGAACGGCGCGCAGCCCACCCTGCTGCTGCTGGAGCACCCGGCAGTCATCACGCTGGGCCGCAAGGCGTACACCGGCGAGAACATCATCGTCACCCGCGAGCACCTGGATCGCCTCGGCATCCGCGTGTTCGAGATTGAACGCGGCGGCGACGTCACGTACCACGGCCCCGGCCAGCTCGTCGGGTACGCGATTTTCCCCGTCGGACGGCGCGTCCGCGACTTCCTGCGGCTCCTGGAGGCGTCCCTCGTGGACGCCCTCGGCACGTTCGGTCTCGCTGCCCGCGCGAACCCCGGGTACGCCGGCGTGTACGTGGAGGCGCGCGACGTGAACGGACGCACGCTGGAGCAGAAGATCGCCAGCATCGGCGTGGCGGTGCAGCGCAACGTCGCCCTGCACGGCTTCGCGCTGAACGTCAGCACCAACCTGGACCACTTCGAGTTCATCCGCCCGTGCGGCCTCACCGACACCCAGATGACCAGCGTGGACCGCGAGTACGCCCTGCGCGGCCTCGGCACGCCGCCCAGCATGGACGACGTGAAGGCCGAGATCGCGCGCGCGTTCGCGCGGGCGTTCGCCACGTACGACTGGTCCATTCCGGCGCCCGCCGCCGACCCCTCCCCCACCCTTCAAGGAGCGTCATGA
- the lipA gene encoding lipoyl synthase, which translates to MTQQDPTPPDIKFIKNGIYRKDAVKTREPKPSWLKVTIPTGEVFGEVRKVVREHKLHTVCEEAMCPNIAECWSRGTATFMLMGHVCTRACRFCAVDTGNPRGHLDVTEPMQVADSVQLMKLKYVVLTSVDRDDLPDGGAYHFARTVAQIKKVSPETRVEALTPDFSGNTHCVDLVLDAGVDVYAQNLETVRRLTHPVRDVRASYDQTLAVLAYAKKARPDVYTKTSIMLGLGETREEVIEAMHDCRAAGVDVITFGQYLRPTHHHLPVERYVTPEEFAELREIGMSLGFVEVVSGPLVRSSYKAEQLFMDKPGSFPEHLAHLDDGAQLGML; encoded by the coding sequence ATGACGCAGCAGGACCCCACCCCGCCCGACATCAAGTTCATCAAGAACGGCATCTACCGCAAGGACGCCGTCAAGACGCGCGAGCCGAAACCCTCGTGGCTGAAAGTCACCATCCCCACCGGCGAGGTGTTCGGCGAGGTCCGCAAGGTCGTGCGCGAGCACAAGCTCCACACGGTGTGCGAGGAGGCGATGTGCCCGAACATCGCCGAGTGCTGGTCGCGCGGCACGGCCACATTCATGCTGATGGGCCACGTGTGCACCCGCGCGTGCCGCTTCTGCGCCGTCGACACCGGCAACCCCCGCGGGCACCTCGACGTGACCGAACCCATGCAGGTCGCGGACAGCGTGCAGCTCATGAAGCTGAAGTACGTCGTGCTGACCAGCGTGGACCGCGACGACCTGCCGGACGGCGGCGCGTACCACTTCGCGCGCACCGTCGCGCAGATCAAGAAGGTCAGCCCGGAAACGCGCGTGGAGGCACTCACGCCGGACTTCAGCGGCAACACGCACTGCGTGGACCTGGTGCTCGACGCGGGCGTGGACGTGTACGCGCAGAACCTCGAAACGGTCCGCCGCCTCACGCACCCCGTGCGTGACGTGCGCGCCAGCTACGACCAGACCCTCGCGGTGCTGGCGTACGCCAAGAAGGCCCGCCCGGACGTGTACACCAAGACCAGCATCATGCTCGGCCTCGGTGAGACGCGCGAGGAGGTCATTGAGGCGATGCACGACTGCCGCGCGGCGGGCGTGGACGTCATCACGTTCGGGCAGTACCTGCGGCCCACGCACCACCACCTGCCCGTGGAACGGTACGTGACGCCGGAGGAGTTCGCGGAGCTGCGCGAGATCGGCATGAGCCTGGGCTTCGTGGAGGTCGTGAGCGGCCCCCTCGTGCGCAGCAGCTACAAGGCCGAGCAGCTGTTCATGGACAAGCCCGGCAGCTTCCCCGAGCACCTCGCGCACCTCGACGACGGCGCGCAGCTCGGCATGCTGTAA
- a CDS encoding esterase-like activity of phytase family protein, whose translation MKTRLLSALLALTLAPAAHAAELIGYASMPADTFAEGPASGQYDGGVRAATPRFPSQPVQGFSGVQFGPNGTFLFLPDNGFGAKANSADYLLRVYRMNATANTAAGGAGTLTPASFISLRDPDRKVPFVLVNESTPERLLTGADFDVESLVAAPDGTLWIGDEFGPYLLHFDATGKLLEAPYATPNFETFATLSGKAPIVIGHRGSSGTRPEHTLAAYQAAIDAGADFVEPDLVVTRDGVLIARHEPILASVDANGKVTEATTDVADHPEFKDRLTTKTLDGVTVRGYFAEDFTLAELRTLRAKERLPQLRGTAFDGQFTVPTLEDIITLVKDVEARTGRKIGIYPETKHPTYFLTEGKHADGTPINVNLGQKIVDTLVKTGFTDPNRVFIQSFETANLRELATKILPAAGLKVPLVQLINGGGAPYDFTASGDKRTYADLVTPDGLKGIAAYAQGAGPNKALLFTADKNTLKPTAFVRDAHAAGLQVHPWTVRAEPAYLPAAYAGDVEAEFRDLIRAGVDGYFTDFPAIGTRVRAQYTTPEVRSPQNPALLAAGTSPGAPSAANLNRSKGYEGLALSADKTRLIALLEGTVAGDPDGTLRLNTFDLKTRTFTGLAGRYRLENPAHAIGDLTAVNDHEYLVIERDEASGSDAKFKKIYKIDLNQRDAGGNVQKTELVDLLNLRDPRGLAPSTQAGVFSFPFVTIEDVLVLDQNTILVANDNNYPGTGGRGKDVKDDTEVLWIKLDAPLTVAPGVGR comes from the coding sequence ATGAAGACACGTTTGCTGTCCGCCCTGCTCGCCCTCACCCTCGCCCCGGCCGCGCACGCCGCCGAACTGATCGGGTACGCCAGCATGCCCGCCGACACCTTCGCCGAAGGGCCCGCCAGCGGCCAGTACGACGGTGGCGTCCGCGCCGCCACTCCGCGCTTCCCCAGCCAGCCCGTGCAGGGCTTCAGCGGCGTGCAGTTCGGCCCGAACGGCACCTTCCTGTTCCTGCCGGACAACGGCTTCGGCGCGAAAGCCAACAGCGCCGACTACCTGCTGCGCGTGTACCGCATGAACGCCACCGCGAACACCGCGGCGGGCGGCGCAGGCACCCTCACGCCCGCATCGTTCATCAGCCTGCGCGACCCGGACCGCAAGGTCCCCTTCGTCCTCGTCAACGAAAGCACCCCCGAGCGCCTCCTGACCGGCGCGGACTTCGACGTGGAGTCCCTGGTCGCCGCGCCCGACGGCACCCTATGGATCGGCGACGAGTTCGGCCCGTACCTCCTGCACTTCGACGCGACCGGCAAACTCCTCGAAGCGCCGTACGCCACCCCGAACTTCGAGACGTTCGCCACCCTGAGCGGCAAGGCGCCCATCGTGATCGGGCACCGCGGCTCCAGCGGCACCCGCCCGGAACACACCCTCGCCGCGTACCAGGCGGCCATCGACGCCGGCGCGGACTTCGTCGAGCCGGACCTGGTGGTCACGCGCGACGGCGTCCTCATCGCCCGCCACGAACCCATCCTCGCGAGCGTCGACGCGAACGGGAAGGTCACCGAAGCCACCACCGACGTCGCCGACCACCCGGAATTCAAGGACCGCCTCACCACCAAAACCCTCGACGGCGTCACCGTCCGCGGGTACTTCGCGGAGGACTTCACCCTCGCGGAACTGCGTACGCTGCGCGCCAAGGAACGCCTCCCGCAGCTGCGCGGCACGGCCTTCGACGGGCAGTTCACCGTCCCCACTCTCGAGGACATCATCACGCTCGTGAAGGACGTGGAGGCGCGCACCGGCCGGAAGATCGGCATTTACCCCGAAACGAAACACCCCACGTACTTCCTCACCGAAGGCAAGCACGCGGACGGCACGCCCATCAACGTGAACCTCGGCCAGAAAATCGTCGACACGCTCGTCAAGACCGGCTTCACCGACCCGAACCGCGTGTTCATCCAGTCGTTCGAAACCGCGAACCTCCGCGAACTCGCCACGAAGATCCTCCCCGCCGCCGGCCTCAAGGTGCCGCTCGTGCAGCTCATCAACGGCGGCGGCGCCCCGTACGACTTCACGGCGAGCGGCGACAAGCGCACGTACGCGGACCTCGTCACGCCCGACGGCCTCAAAGGCATCGCGGCGTACGCGCAGGGCGCCGGCCCGAACAAGGCCCTGCTGTTCACGGCGGACAAGAACACCCTCAAACCCACCGCGTTCGTGCGCGACGCGCACGCCGCCGGCCTGCAAGTGCACCCCTGGACGGTCCGCGCGGAACCCGCGTACCTCCCGGCCGCGTACGCCGGCGACGTGGAAGCCGAGTTCCGCGACCTGATCCGCGCCGGCGTGGACGGGTACTTCACGGACTTCCCGGCCATCGGCACGCGCGTCCGCGCGCAGTACACCACCCCCGAGGTCCGCAGCCCCCAGAACCCCGCGCTGCTCGCCGCCGGCACCTCGCCCGGCGCCCCGAGCGCCGCGAACCTGAACCGCAGCAAAGGCTACGAAGGCCTCGCGCTCAGCGCCGACAAGACCCGCCTCATCGCGCTGCTCGAAGGCACCGTCGCGGGCGACCCGGACGGCACGCTCCGCCTGAACACCTTCGACCTCAAGACGCGCACCTTCACGGGCCTCGCGGGGCGCTACCGACTCGAGAACCCCGCGCACGCCATCGGGGACCTCACCGCCGTGAACGACCACGAGTACCTCGTGATCGAACGCGACGAGGCCAGCGGCAGCGACGCGAAATTCAAGAAGATCTACAAGATCGACCTGAACCAGCGAGACGCTGGCGGCAACGTCCAGAAGACCGAACTGGTGGACCTCCTGAACCTCCGCGACCCGCGCGGCCTCGCGCCCAGCACGCAGGCGGGCGTGTTCAGCTTCCCATTCGTGACCATCGAGGACGTCCTCGTGCTCGACCAGAACACCATCCTTGTCGCGAACGACAACAACTACCCCGGCACCGGCGGGCGCGGCAAGGACGTCAAGGACGACACCGAAGTGCTGTGGATCAAACTCGACGCGCCCCTCACGGTCGCGCCGGGCGTGGGCCGCTGA